A stretch of the Asticcacaulis sp. ZE23SCel15 genome encodes the following:
- a CDS encoding DUF3089 domain-containing protein has protein sequence MLRPGWLKGNWAIIALVALTSVLAVALILFSDDIKRHNLDPKVPFQTYRRPAAPDYSKSSSWYMNPALSGGMSSRKADVFFVHATSYTGGKEWLGAIDDRATTIEIEQAQLPNYAAPFATEGNVYAPRYRQASLYSMLTRREDAREARQFAYGDVEKAFEAFLSQRRSPRGFVVVGVEQGGVLLDRLIKTKIMPDAQLSSQMIAAYMIETLVPVSDYNGAKGIKACQNRNETGCILAYLSVDDGRPDQALQAERRALIWNENHNLVVLGKEETLCVNPLIGGVSEADTDERQSLGAANATGLEWDTPPALVSRKVSARCRGGILYVVRPNSPTFRDDGTWTTRVKVNSYNLFYGDLKTDFRDRLYNFPYNQKVRAMTSKQGN, from the coding sequence ATGCTGAGACCAGGTTGGTTAAAGGGCAATTGGGCCATTATTGCACTCGTGGCACTTACGTCTGTGTTGGCGGTGGCACTGATTCTGTTCAGTGATGATATCAAGCGGCACAATCTCGATCCTAAAGTGCCATTCCAGACTTATAGACGCCCTGCTGCACCCGATTATAGTAAGTCATCATCGTGGTACATGAATCCGGCTTTATCGGGGGGAATGTCCTCACGCAAAGCCGATGTCTTTTTTGTCCACGCCACAAGCTATACAGGCGGAAAAGAATGGCTGGGGGCGATTGATGATCGCGCCACAACGATTGAAATCGAACAAGCGCAACTACCAAACTATGCGGCGCCTTTTGCCACGGAGGGTAATGTCTACGCACCGCGTTACCGGCAGGCCAGCCTTTACAGCATGCTCACCCGCCGCGAGGATGCCCGTGAAGCCCGTCAATTTGCCTATGGGGACGTTGAAAAAGCGTTCGAGGCTTTCTTAAGTCAACGACGCAGCCCGCGCGGATTCGTAGTTGTTGGCGTGGAGCAGGGTGGTGTATTGCTGGATCGCCTCATCAAAACTAAAATCATGCCTGACGCGCAACTGTCATCGCAAATGATAGCTGCTTATATGATTGAAACCCTTGTGCCTGTATCAGATTATAATGGCGCAAAAGGCATAAAGGCGTGCCAAAATCGCAATGAAACCGGTTGCATACTGGCTTATCTGAGCGTCGATGACGGACGCCCTGATCAGGCGCTTCAGGCTGAGCGTCGCGCACTGATCTGGAATGAAAACCATAATCTTGTGGTTTTGGGTAAGGAAGAGACCCTTTGTGTCAATCCGCTAATAGGGGGCGTTTCCGAAGCGGATACAGACGAACGCCAAAGCCTTGGGGCCGCTAATGCAACGGGGCTGGAGTGGGACACTCCGCCGGCCTTGGTGTCACGTAAGGTCAGCGCCCGTTGCCGGGGAGGCATCCTTTATGTCGTGCGACCTAATTCTCCAACATTTCGTGACGACGGTACCTGGACCACACGCGTGAAGGTCAATAGTTACAATCTCTTTTACGGCGATCTTAAAACCGATTTTCGTGATCGGCTCTATAATTTCCCCTATAATCAAAAAGTTCGGGCCATGACTAGTAAGCAGGGCAATTAG
- a CDS encoding succinate dehydrogenase assembly factor 2, giving the protein MTEARNENRLARERKLSFRAWRRGFKEADIILGNYADDRLSTMTEEQLDIFEVLIEVPDQDLYGWIIERDPTPDEFKSVIMNELNQYYKKAYTKL; this is encoded by the coding sequence ATGACCGAAGCCCGCAATGAAAATCGTCTGGCGCGTGAGCGTAAATTATCTTTTCGTGCATGGCGTCGCGGCTTTAAAGAGGCGGACATTATATTAGGGAATTATGCCGACGATCGTCTAAGCACCATGACCGAAGAACAACTTGATATCTTCGAAGTTTTAATCGAAGTTCCGGATCAGGATCTTTACGGCTGGATCATTGAGCGCGACCCAACACCCGATGAGTTTAAGTCAGTAATTATGAATGAACTCAATCAATATTATAAAAAAGCTTATACGAAACTTTAA
- the recG gene encoding ATP-dependent DNA helicase RecG translates to MRPEILFPYYTSLSALKGVGPKIAPLLIKHVGAFVRDLVFTLPANVIERPVTTLDKAIVGQVQTIEITIKAYPGNLRGPQRIMTSDPDGDLQLVYFHKIKGFEQKHPVGTKRWVSGRVESFNGSLQITHPDYVVDEDHASDIPRYETIYPATQAISSRMLRRFVNSAMANLPDLPEWIDAEILRKEGWSPFNASLHGAHAPQALTDIDPNHLYRRRLAYDEALAHQLALKGRKANRQASPALILKSYDLASKAQACLPFTFTGAQHRALEDIRHDLSSGYRMNRLIQGDVGSGKTLVALMAMIDVADNGFQSVMMAPTEILARQHYEKTQPILEPLGLTSVLMTGRDKGAVREQKRAAVATGEAAIIFGTHAVFQDGVDFRGLQLAVIDEQHRFGVGQRQKLFLKGDSVHYLSMSATPIPRTLALTAYGEADLSVLDEKPAGRQPIQTAVIPRARLGDVFNRLKTAISDGAQAYWICPLVEETAESDLIAVEARHRELTEIFGTEIGLVHGRMPSIEKDAVVSRFARNELKLLCATTVVEVGIDVPNATIIIIEQAERFGLAQLHQLRGRVGRGSDKSVCILLYDAPLSKTAQARLELLRDTEDGFAIAEADWKLRGEGDVLGAKQSGFPDYRFVDSEKHGDLVAMAARDAVYILQREKSLPQARQQALNILKYLFDWRIEVSDKND, encoded by the coding sequence ATGAGACCGGAGATTCTATTCCCCTATTACACGTCTTTATCCGCCCTGAAAGGGGTTGGACCTAAAATTGCGCCGCTTTTAATCAAGCACGTTGGCGCGTTTGTTCGCGATCTGGTGTTCACACTCCCCGCGAATGTTATTGAGCGGCCAGTAACCACACTCGACAAAGCCATTGTGGGGCAGGTCCAGACAATTGAAATCACTATTAAAGCCTATCCCGGCAACCTGCGTGGACCTCAGCGCATAATGACCTCAGATCCCGACGGCGATCTTCAGTTGGTTTATTTTCATAAGATCAAAGGGTTTGAACAAAAACATCCTGTTGGGACTAAACGGTGGGTGAGTGGCCGCGTGGAAAGCTTTAACGGATCATTGCAGATCACTCATCCTGATTATGTGGTGGATGAAGATCATGCCTCAGATATTCCCCGCTATGAAACGATTTACCCCGCCACTCAGGCCATAAGTTCGCGGATGCTTCGCCGTTTTGTTAATTCGGCAATGGCAAACCTGCCGGATCTTCCGGAATGGATTGATGCTGAGATTCTGCGCAAAGAGGGGTGGTCCCCTTTCAACGCTTCGCTGCATGGCGCGCATGCCCCACAGGCTCTTACGGATATAGACCCCAACCATCTTTACCGACGCCGATTGGCCTATGATGAAGCTCTGGCGCATCAACTGGCGTTAAAGGGCCGAAAAGCTAACCGTCAGGCTAGCCCCGCCCTGATATTGAAAAGCTATGATTTAGCCAGCAAAGCGCAAGCCTGCCTGCCGTTCACGTTTACTGGCGCGCAACATCGCGCGCTGGAGGATATCCGGCACGATTTGTCGTCAGGTTATCGGATGAACCGACTGATCCAGGGTGATGTCGGTTCCGGTAAGACTCTGGTGGCGCTCATGGCCATGATCGACGTCGCCGATAATGGTTTTCAGAGTGTCATGATGGCGCCTACCGAAATTCTGGCACGGCAGCATTATGAAAAAACCCAGCCTATTCTTGAACCTCTTGGCCTGACATCTGTTTTGATGACTGGACGCGACAAGGGCGCCGTGCGCGAACAAAAACGCGCCGCCGTCGCCACGGGTGAAGCCGCCATCATTTTTGGCACCCACGCTGTTTTTCAGGACGGCGTAGATTTCAGAGGATTGCAACTGGCCGTCATTGATGAGCAGCACCGCTTTGGTGTGGGACAGCGCCAGAAGCTGTTCCTCAAGGGCGACAGCGTTCATTATCTTTCGATGTCGGCGACGCCCATACCGCGCACCTTGGCCCTTACGGCCTATGGTGAGGCGGATCTGAGTGTACTTGATGAAAAGCCGGCGGGACGTCAGCCTATACAAACGGCCGTCATTCCTCGTGCCCGCCTCGGAGATGTGTTTAATCGGTTGAAAACGGCTATTTCCGACGGCGCACAGGCCTATTGGATTTGCCCTCTGGTGGAGGAGACCGCCGAAAGCGACTTGATCGCGGTCGAGGCCCGTCACCGCGAGCTAACCGAGATCTTCGGGACAGAAATCGGTCTGGTTCACGGACGCATGCCGTCTATTGAGAAAGATGCCGTGGTCAGTCGGTTCGCGCGAAACGAACTTAAATTGCTGTGCGCAACGACCGTAGTTGAGGTTGGCATTGATGTGCCCAATGCTACGATCATTATCATCGAACAGGCTGAAAGGTTCGGTCTAGCGCAACTGCATCAGTTACGGGGACGCGTAGGGCGTGGATCGGATAAGAGTGTATGTATTCTGCTATATGATGCGCCTTTAAGCAAAACAGCTCAGGCACGACTTGAACTTCTACGTGATACCGAAGATGGCTTTGCGATCGCCGAAGCCGACTGGAAACTGCGCGGCGAAGGTGATGTTCTGGGCGCAAAACAATCGGGCTTTCCGGACTACAGGTTTGTTGATTCGGAAAAGCATGGCGATTTGGTCGCTATGGCCGCCAGAGATGCCGTCTACATTCTTCAGCGAGAAAAAAGTTTGCCGCAGGCGCGACAACAAGCCTTGAATATCTTAAAGTATCTTTTTGACTGGAGAATAGAAGTCTCTGATAAAAATGACTAA